One segment of Thermosynechococcus sp. HN-54 DNA contains the following:
- a CDS encoding aspartate-semialdehyde dehydrogenase, protein MTLAQGLRVGILGATGAVGTEILAILAERSFPVAELRLLASPRSAGQTLSFGETVLPVQPVSEETLKGLDLILASAGASVSRQWLPIAVRGGAIAIDNSSAYRMEPNVPLVVPEVNPEDLKTHQGIIANPNCTTILMTVALWPLHQVRPIRRIVAATYQSASGAGAKAMQELKDQALDILKGQPPRTEAFPYPLAFNLFLHNSPLNEQGYCQEEMKMVNETRKIFHAPELRLTATCVRVPVLRAHSEALNVEFFEPFPLQEARDRLQRAAGVQFVEDWQRHYFPMPLDATGKDPVFVGRLRQDLSEPNALELWLCGDQIRKGAALNAVQIAESLIAQGLI, encoded by the coding sequence ATGACCTTGGCACAGGGATTACGGGTTGGCATTTTAGGCGCCACAGGGGCAGTTGGCACGGAAATTTTGGCCATTTTGGCAGAGCGATCCTTTCCAGTGGCGGAGTTGCGTCTGTTGGCCTCACCCCGTTCAGCGGGGCAAACGCTTTCTTTTGGTGAGACAGTGCTGCCCGTACAGCCAGTGAGTGAAGAAACCCTCAAAGGACTGGATTTGATTCTGGCTTCAGCGGGAGCGAGTGTGTCACGGCAATGGTTGCCGATTGCGGTGCGGGGGGGGGCGATCGCCATTGATAACTCTAGTGCCTATCGCATGGAACCCAACGTTCCCTTAGTGGTGCCTGAAGTCAACCCTGAAGATCTAAAAACACACCAAGGCATCATTGCCAACCCCAACTGCACAACTATTTTGATGACGGTTGCGCTATGGCCATTGCATCAGGTGCGGCCGATTCGGCGAATTGTAGCGGCAACTTATCAGTCCGCTAGCGGGGCAGGGGCAAAAGCGATGCAAGAACTCAAGGATCAAGCCCTCGATATTCTCAAGGGGCAACCACCGCGCACAGAGGCCTTTCCCTATCCTTTGGCCTTTAACCTCTTTCTCCACAATTCTCCCCTCAATGAGCAGGGCTACTGCCAAGAGGAAATGAAGATGGTCAATGAAACCCGCAAGATTTTTCATGCCCCCGAGTTGCGGCTAACGGCCACCTGTGTGCGCGTCCCTGTGCTACGTGCCCATTCGGAAGCACTCAATGTTGAATTTTTTGAGCCTTTTCCGCTTCAGGAGGCGCGCGATCGCCTGCAACGGGCAGCAGGCGTCCAGTTTGTGGAGGATTGGCAGCGCCATTATTTCCCCATGCCCTTGGATGCAACGGGTAAAGATCCAGTGTTCGTAGGACGGCTGCGCCAAGATCTTTCCGAACCCAATGCCCTTGAACTGTGGCTCTGTGGCGATCAGATCCGCAAGGGGGCAGCCTTGAATGCGGTGCAAATTGCTGAATCCCTGATTGCCCAAGGACTCATCTAA
- the ribH gene encoding 6,7-dimethyl-8-ribityllumazine synthase, translated as MAVFEGTYQVLGTPRFGIVISRFNDLVTTKLLEGCQDCLRRHGVDPNPDGSQVDYAWVPGSFEIPLVAAQLAATRRYAAIICLGAVIRGQTPHFDYVAAEVTKGIATASMQTGVPIIYGILTTDTMQQALERAGIKSNKGWEYALNALEMANLMQILSGNINAPTAKLTASTPVLTEG; from the coding sequence ATGGCTGTTTTTGAAGGCACCTATCAAGTTCTGGGAACGCCTCGCTTTGGTATTGTGATTTCCCGCTTCAACGACTTGGTTACCACCAAGCTGTTAGAGGGTTGCCAAGATTGCCTGCGTCGCCATGGCGTTGACCCCAATCCCGATGGTTCTCAAGTGGACTACGCATGGGTACCCGGCAGCTTTGAAATTCCTTTGGTGGCGGCACAACTTGCGGCCACTCGTCGCTATGCTGCCATCATTTGCTTGGGGGCAGTGATCCGTGGCCAAACTCCCCATTTTGACTATGTGGCTGCTGAAGTGACCAAGGGAATTGCGACGGCCTCTATGCAAACTGGCGTGCCGATTATCTATGGCATTCTCACCACGGACACGATGCAACAGGCGCTAGAACGGGCGGGCATTAAAAGTAATAAAGGCTGGGAATATGCCCTCAATGCCCTCGAAATGGCGAACCTAATGCAAATCCTCTCCGGCAATATAAATGCACCAACGGCGAAATTAACCGCTAGTACGCCTGTGCTCACCGAGGGGTAA
- a CDS encoding thiazole synthase, with protein sequence MVTAPPPELLIEDTPLTIAGRQFRSRLMTGTGKYRSIADLQASVAASGCEIVTVAVRRVQTNAPGHEGLVDALDWSKIWLLPNTAGCQTAEEAIRVARLGREMAKLLGQEDNNFVKLEVIPDPKYLLPDPFGTLAAAEQLVKEGFAVLPYINADPLLAKRLEEVGCVTVMPLASPIGSGQGLRNAANIQIIIDQAKVPVVVDAGIGTPSEAAAAMELGADALLINTAIAQAGNAPAMAKAMALATTAGRLAYLAGRIPVKAYASASSPMTGTITTAP encoded by the coding sequence ATGGTGACCGCTCCTCCCCCTGAGCTGCTGATTGAAGATACCCCCCTCACGATCGCGGGGCGACAATTTCGTTCACGCTTGATGACCGGTACGGGCAAATATCGTTCCATTGCGGATCTACAGGCTAGTGTTGCCGCGAGTGGCTGTGAAATTGTTACCGTCGCCGTCCGTCGCGTCCAAACCAATGCCCCCGGTCATGAAGGCCTCGTGGATGCCCTTGACTGGAGTAAAATTTGGCTGCTGCCCAATACTGCCGGCTGTCAAACCGCTGAGGAGGCGATTCGCGTTGCCCGTTTAGGCCGAGAAATGGCGAAGCTCTTGGGTCAAGAGGACAACAACTTTGTCAAGCTAGAGGTGATTCCCGACCCGAAATATTTACTGCCCGATCCCTTTGGCACGCTTGCAGCCGCAGAACAACTGGTCAAAGAGGGATTTGCGGTTCTTCCCTACATCAATGCGGATCCACTACTGGCTAAACGGTTGGAGGAAGTGGGCTGTGTCACCGTGATGCCCCTTGCCTCCCCCATTGGCTCCGGACAAGGTCTGCGCAATGCCGCCAACATTCAAATCATTATCGATCAGGCCAAGGTTCCCGTTGTTGTCGATGCGGGGATTGGCACCCCCAGTGAAGCAGCTGCGGCGATGGAGTTGGGGGCAGATGCATTGTTGATTAATACCGCGATCGCCCAAGCAGGGAATGCGCCGGCAATGGCCAAAGCCATGGCGCTGGCAACAACCGCTGGCCGCCTTGCCTACTTAGCGGGTCGAATTCCAGTCAAAGCCTATGCCAGTGCCAGTTCGCCAATGACTGGGACAATTACAACAGCACCATGA
- a CDS encoding glycosyltransferase, protein MIVLLLSLLSLTGTASYLIAGGLTLQFFGQKIPPYLDPAPAVSLLVPVCGLDAGAWENWSSLCEQDYGTYEVLFGVQSLEDPALPLLKKLCQTYPDRARWYLCDEIRGINRKMSNLSQLFPHARYDVIVLADSDVRVTRTYLRSITAPLADATIGVVTCGYIDHHPKRLGAAFLAMGRCIDFIPSVLIARFLDGGLRFAIGPTVVLRRRVLEDIGGFEIALNRIGDDYRLGYTAWQAGYRVELSRYILDNDCSDESFLKAVQRELRWSRTIRSNRGNQYFGMVFIFGTVYSALLWGLFPTPWTLSVFLAVQGIRWLQAIISMVLMGTPRLLLWLWLLPLRDVMSFLIWLGGCFGNRIYWRGRWLQVYRHGQLQEIVKNSQDP, encoded by the coding sequence ATGATTGTCCTGCTCCTGAGCCTGTTGAGCCTGACGGGGACGGCTTCTTACCTCATTGCAGGGGGGTTGACGCTCCAGTTTTTTGGTCAGAAAATCCCTCCATACCTCGATCCTGCACCGGCAGTGTCGTTACTGGTTCCTGTGTGTGGCCTCGATGCTGGCGCATGGGAAAATTGGTCATCGCTGTGTGAGCAGGACTACGGAACCTATGAAGTTCTCTTTGGGGTTCAGAGTCTTGAGGATCCAGCCTTACCACTACTGAAAAAACTTTGCCAAACTTATCCCGATCGCGCCCGCTGGTACCTTTGCGATGAGATTCGCGGCATTAACCGCAAGATGAGTAACCTCTCGCAACTCTTTCCCCATGCCCGCTACGACGTGATTGTGTTAGCCGATAGCGATGTGCGCGTCACTCGTACCTATCTCAGGAGCATTACCGCTCCCTTGGCGGATGCAACCATTGGCGTGGTTACCTGCGGCTACATTGACCACCATCCCAAACGCTTAGGGGCTGCTTTCCTAGCCATGGGGCGCTGTATTGACTTTATCCCCAGTGTGCTCATTGCTCGCTTTCTCGATGGCGGATTGCGGTTTGCCATTGGCCCAACGGTGGTGCTACGGCGGCGGGTGCTTGAAGACATTGGCGGCTTTGAGATTGCCCTCAACCGCATTGGGGATGACTACCGACTCGGCTATACCGCTTGGCAGGCAGGTTATCGAGTGGAATTGTCTAGGTACATCCTTGACAATGATTGTAGTGATGAATCTTTCCTAAAGGCCGTGCAACGGGAACTGCGCTGGTCACGCACGATTCGCTCCAATCGCGGCAATCAGTATTTTGGCATGGTGTTTATCTTTGGCACTGTCTATAGTGCCCTGCTGTGGGGACTATTTCCAACCCCATGGACCCTCAGCGTCTTTCTCGCGGTTCAGGGCATTCGCTGGTTGCAGGCGATCATTAGCATGGTTTTGATGGGTACCCCTCGGCTGCTGTTGTGGCTCTGGCTATTGCCCCTGCGGGATGTGATGAGCTTCCTGATTTGGCTAGGGGGCTGCTTTGGCAATCGCATCTACTGGCGCGGTCGCTGGT